From Passer domesticus isolate bPasDom1 unplaced genomic scaffold, bPasDom1.hap1 HAP1_SCAFFOLD_66, whole genome shotgun sequence, one genomic window encodes:
- the LOC135293046 gene encoding eukaryotic translation initiation factor 4 gamma 1-like translates to MEGVCAAVCTAFSVAYSGYFLTHLARHITRAWRESGLWSPTPTSEDPLAACLPAEEAKEEEDAPQTVPAATAGPEHPASSTRAASAPALAASVPEEEAEEEEGANEPGPAVSPEPEQTTPVSARFG, encoded by the exons ATGGAGggagtgtgtgctgcagtttgCACGGCTTTTTCCGTGGCTTATTCTGGGTACTTTCTCACCCACCTGGCAC GTCACATCACCCGTGCCTGGAGAGAATCCGGTCTTTGG AGCCCGACACCAACCTCGGAGGATCCTCTGGCTGCGTgtcttcctgcagaagaggccaaagaagaggaagatgctCCCCAAACTgtgcctgctgccactgcagggcctgagcatcCAGCATCA agcacaagggcagcgtcagcacctgctctggcagcctctGTACCCGAGGAAGAggctgaagaggaggaaggtgcCAATGAACCTGGCCCTGCTGTCAGCCCAGAGCCGGAGCAAACAACACCAGTAAGTGCCCGCTTTGGGTAG